The following proteins come from a genomic window of Cryptomeria japonica unplaced genomic scaffold, Sugi_1.0 HiC_scaffold_492, whole genome shotgun sequence:
- the LOC131074112 gene encoding peroxidase 5 — MEASLLVIPFVILFLSVRANRDGLKVGFYSQTCPKAEEIINETVAKAVKANPGVPAALIRLHFHDCFVRGCDGSILLDSTADNVAEKDSFVNNLNPVGYDIIDEAKSKLEAKCAGVLSCADIVAYAARDSAYQAGGLFWAVEGGRRDGRTSLAIEPPLNLPCPSFDVNQLTQIFATKNLTQEDMVTLSGAHSIGASHCASFSVDRLYYFNGSGGQDPSMNCHYAVKLKAICTPSASPEAVALLDPFTPTKLDVNYYINLQYNLGLLKSDQALMLDDATSREVKINAKYPTIWRKKFGRAMVKMGAFDVLTGTQGEIRKKCRFRN; from the exons ATGGAAGCGAGTCTGCTGGTTATTCCTTTCGTCATATTGTTTTTATCTGTTAGAGCTAATAGGGATGGGTTAAAGGTAGGTTTTTATAGCCAAACATGCCCTAAGGCCGAGGAGATTATCAATGAAACTGTTGCCAAAGCAGTTAAAGCAAATCCTGGTGTACCAGCTGCTCTTATAAGATTGCACTTCCATGATTGCTTTGTGAGA GGCTGCGATGGATCAATTCTCCTTGATTCCACAGCAGACAACGTAGCGGAGAAGGACTCCTTTGTCAACAATCTGAACCCGGTGGGCTACGACATAATTGATGAAGCCAAGTCCAAACTGGAAGCCAAATGTGCGGGTGTCCTTTCTTGTGCCGACATAGTGGCATACGCTGCAAGAGATAGTGCTTACCAA GCTGGTGGGTTATTTTGGGCGGTTGAAGGCGGTCGAAGAGACGGGAGGACATCTCTCGCAATAGAGCCCCCATTGAATCTTCCTTGTCCCTCATTTGATGTAAACCAGTTGACACAAATTTTTGCCACAAAGAATTTGACGCAGGAGGACATGGTCACTCTCTCAG GTGCCCATTCAATTGGGGCTTCTCACTGTGCTTCATTCAGTGTAGATCGTCTGTACTACTTCAACGGGAGTGGTGGTCAAGACCCTTCCATGAACTGCCACTATGCTGTTAAGCTAAAGGCCATATGCACCCCCTCGGCTTCACCAGAGGCCGTTGCTTTACTGGATCCTTTCACTCCCACTAAGCTGGACGTGAATTACTACATAAACTTGCAGTACAATCTTGGACTGTTGAAATCTGATCAGGCGTTGATGTTAGATGATGCCACCTCCCGAGAGGTGAAGATTAACGCCAAGTATCCAAccatttggaggaagaaattcggACGAGCAATGGTAAAGATGGGTGCATTTGACGTGTTGACAGGAACGCAGGGAGAGATAAGGAAAAAGTGCCGTTTCCGGAACTAG